From the Lates calcarifer isolate ASB-BC8 unplaced genomic scaffold, TLL_Latcal_v3 _unitig_4612_quiver_2590, whole genome shotgun sequence genome, one window contains:
- the LOC127140517 gene encoding sialidase-2-like, with product MANTQTKTVDVFKSVVYRIPALFYETESNTLLAFAEQRETEANCTAKELVMRRGTLKDESPGVKTIEWSELKTVVEKAKLDNYRPLNPCPVFEKNTKTLPVFHLR from the exons ATggccaacacacagacaaaaactgtgGATGTCTTTAAATCTGTTGTCTACAGGATTCCTGCTCTTTTCTACGAGACAGAAAGTAACACTCTTCTAGCCtttgcagagcagagggagacagaagctAATTGCACTGCGAAAGAGCTGGTTATGAGAAGAGGAACACTGAAAGATGAATCCCCTGGTGTGAAGACAATTGAG TGGTCAGAGCTcaaaacagtggtggaaaaggCAAAACTTGACAACTACCGTCCTCTGAACCCCTGCCCAGTGTTTGAGAAGAACAcgaaaacacttcctgtttttcatttgcgTTGA